The proteins below come from a single Oncorhynchus keta strain PuntledgeMale-10-30-2019 chromosome 32, Oket_V2, whole genome shotgun sequence genomic window:
- the LOC118364657 gene encoding transcription activator BRG1 isoform X1, with translation MIARSEEEFDQFMRMDLDRRREDARNPKRKPRLMEDDELPTWILKDDAEVERLTCEEEEEKMFGRGSRQRKEVDYSDSLTEKQWLKAIEDGNLEDLEEEVRHKKTTRKRKRDRDDMPGPATPSSSGGGRSRDKDEEVKKAKKRGRPPAEKLSPNPPSLTKKMKKVVDTVIKYKDGNGRQLSEVFIQLPSRKELPEYYELIRKPVDFRKIKERIRSHKYRSLNDLEKDVMLLCSNAQTFNLEGSLIYEDSIVLQSVFTSVRQKIEKEKEEESEGEDSEEEEEEEVDEGSESESRSVKVKIKLGRKEKEGRGKGQRRRGRGSRAKPVVSDDDSEEEQEEAGSASGSEEN, from the exons ATGATTGCCAGGAGCGAGGAGGAGTTTGACCAGTTCATG CGTATGGACCTGGACCGGCGCCGCGAGGACGCCCGCAACCCCAAGAGAAAGCCCCGTCTGATGGAGGATGACGAGCTGCCCACCTGGATCCTAAAGGATGATGCCGAGGTGGAGAGGCTcacctgtgaggaggaggaggagaagatgttTGGTCGCGGCTCTCGCCAGCGCAAGGAGGTGGACTACAGCGACTCACTCACAGAGAAGCAGTGGCTCAAG GCCATAGAGGACGGTAATCTGGAGGACCTCGAGGAGGAAGTGCGTCACAAGAAGACGACCCGGAAGCGCAAGCGAGACCGCGACGACATGCCCGGCCCGGCCACACCCAGCTCCAGTGGCGGTGGTCGCAGCCGTGACAAGGACGAGGAGGTCAAGAAGGCCAAGAAACGCGGGCGCCCTCCGGCTGAAAAACTGTCCCCTAACCCCCCATCCCTCACCAAGAAGATGAAGAAGGTGGTGGACACTGTCATCAAATACAAGGACGG CAATGGGCGCCAGCTGAGTGAAGTCTTCATCCAGCTGCCCTCCCGCAAGGAGCTGCCTGAGTACTACGAGCTCATCCGCAAGCCTGTCGACTTCAGGAAGATTAAG gAGAGGATCCGCAGCCATAAGTACCGCAGCCTGAATGACCTGGAGAAGGATGTGATGCTGCTGTGTAGTAACGCTCAGACCTTCAACCTGGAGGGCTCTCTG ATCTATGAGGACTCCATCGTACTGCAGTCAGTCTTCACCAGTGTCAGGCAGAAGAttgaaaaggagaaggaggaggagagtgagggagaggacagtgaggaggaagaagaggaggaggtggacgaAGGCTCTGAGTCTGAAT CTCGTTCAGTGAAGGTGAAGATTAAGCtggggaggaaggagaaggagggcaGAGGGAAGGGCCAGCGCCGGAGGGGCCGTGGCTCCCGGGCCAAACCTGTAGTGAGCGACGACGACAgcgaggaggaacaggaggag GCGGGTTCGGCCAGCGGCAGTGAGGAGAACTGA
- the LOC118364657 gene encoding transcription activator BRG1 isoform X2 — protein MSTPDPPMGGTPRPGPSPGPGPSPGAMMGPSPSPGSAHSMMGPSPGPPASGHSHPQQGPSVYPQENMHQMHKPMEGMHEKGMSDDPRYGSMKSMGMRPGGGHIGMGPPPSPMDQHSQGYPSPLGGSEHSPSPVPANGPPPGPMMPSGPGVPMEGGDPQAMGQQNRVGVAGPSGGSGPGGVGPGGPTPFNQNQLHQLRAQIMAYKMLSRSQPLPDHLQMAVQGKRPMPGMQQQPGMPNMPPSSGPGAGPGQPPANYNRPHGMVGPNMPPPGPSGVPPGMQGQPTNGPPKQWPEGPMVNAAAPSSAPQKLIPPQPTGRPSPAPPSVPPAASPVMPPQTQSPGQPPQPPPMVLHQKQNRITPIQKPRGLDPVEILQEREYRLQARITHRIQELEHLPGSLAGDLRTKANIELKALRLLNFQRQLRQEVVVCMRRDTALETALNAKAYKRSKRQSLREARITEKLEKQQKIEQERKRRQKHQEYLNSILQHAKDFKEYHRSITAKLQKATKAVATYHANTEREQKKENERIEKERMRRLMAEDEEGYRKLIDQKKDKRLAYLLQQTDEYVANLTDLVRAHKADQALKDKKKKKKKKKKKPESGEGQPPALGPDGEPLDETSQMSDLPVKVIHVDSGKILTGLDAPRAGQLDTWLEMNPGYEVAPRSDSEDSGSEEEEEEEMEPQPSQAPTEEKKKIPDPDTEDVSEVDVRYIIEGAKQDVDDEYNSAEAAFARGLQSYYAVAHAVTETVDKQSTLLVNGQLKHYQIKGLEWLVSLYNNNLNGILADEMGLGKTIQTIGLITYLMEHKRINGPFLIIVPLSTLSNWVYEFDKWAPTVVKVSYKGSPQARRAFLPILRSGKFNVLLTTYEYIIKDKQVLAKLRWKYMIVDEGHRMKNHHCKLTVVLNTHYLAPRRLLLTGTPLQNKLPELWALLNFLLPTIFKSCTTFEQWFNAPFAMTGEKVDLNEEETILIIRRLHKVLRPFLLRRLKKEVESQLPEKVEYVIKCDMSALQRVLYRHMQAKGVLLTDGSEKDKKGKGGTKTLMNTIMQLRKICNHPYMFQQIEESFSEHLGFTGGVVSGPDLYRAAGKFELLDRILPKLMVTDHKVLLFCQMTSTMTIMEDYFGWRNFKYLRLDGTTKAEDRGMLLKTFNDPASQYFVFLLSTRAGGLGLNLQSADTVVIFDSDWNPHQDLQAQDRAHRIGQRNEVRVLRLCTVQSVEEKILAAAKYKLNVDQKVIQAGMFDQKSSSHERRAFLQAILEHEEQDEEEDEVPDDETVNQMIARSEEEFDQFMRMDLDRRREDARNPKRKPRLMEDDELPTWILKDDAEVERLTCEEEEEKMFGRGSRQRKEVDYSDSLTEKQWLKAIEDGNLEDLEEEVRHKKTTRKRKRDRDDMPGPATPSSSGGGRSRDKDEEVKKAKKRGRPPAEKLSPNPPSLTKKMKKVVDTVIKYKDGSNGRQLSEVFIQLPSRKELPEYYELIRKPVDFRKIKERIRSHKYRSLNDLEKDVMLLCSNAQTFNLEGSLIYEDSIVLQSVFTSVRQKIEKEKEEESEGEDSEEEEEEEVDEGSESESRSVKVKIKLGRKEKEGRGKGQRRRGRGSRAKPVVSDDDSEEEQEEAGSASGSEEN, from the exons ATGTCCACCCCAGACCCCCCCATGGGAGGGACGCCTCGGCCGGGCCCCTCCCCAGGACCGGGGCCTTCTCCAGGAGCAATGATGGGCCCCAGCCCTTCCCCGGGCTCTGCTCATAGCATGATGGGACCCAGCCCAGGTCCCCCAGCCTCTGGGCACTCCCACCCACAACAGGGGCCCTCAGTATATCCTCAGGAGAATATGCATCAGATGCACAAA CCTATGGAAGGCATGCATGAGAAGGGCATGTCTGATGACCCTCGCTATGGATCGATGAAGAGCATGGGCATGAGACCAGGTGGAGGCCACATTGGAATGGGACCCCCTCCTAGCCCCATGGACCAACATTCCCAAG GCTACCCCTCTCCACTGGGGGGTTCTGAGCACTCTCCCAGCCCCGTGCCAGCCAACGGCCCTCCCCCCGGCCCCATGATGCCCTCTGGCCCAGGTGTCCCCATGGAGGGAGGTGACCCCCAGGCCATGGGCCAGCAGAACCGCGTTGGGGTCGCAGGTCCGAGTGGTGGTTCTGGGCCAGGCGGTGTTGGGCCAGGTGGACCCACCCCCTTCAACCAAAACCAGCTACACCAGCTCAGGGCTCAGATCATGGCCTACAAGATGCTGTCTCGCAGCCAGCCCCTGCCAGACCACCTGCAGATGGCTGTGCAGGGCAAGAGGCCCATGCCAGGGATGCAGCAGCAGCCAGGGATGCCCAACATGCCCCCTTCCTCTGGGCCTGGAGCGGGGCCTGGACAGCCACCAGCAAACTACAACAGACCTCATG GAATGGTAGGCCCAAACATGCCTCCTCCAGGACCCTCAGGTGTTCCCCCTGGTATGCAGGGCCAGCCCACCAATGGACCCCCTAAACAATGGCCCGAAG GGCCCATGGTGAATGCTGCTGCTCCATCCAGTGCTCCCCAGAAGCTGATTCCCCCTCAGCCCACTGGGAGACCCTCCCCTGCTCCCCCCTCCGTGCCCCCTGCTGCCTCCCCGGTCATGCCCCCCCAGACCCAGTCCCCCGGGCAGCCCCCCCAGCCCCCACCTATGGTGCTGCACCAGAAACAGAACCGCATCACGCCTATCCAGAAGCCCCGTGGCCTGGACCCAGTAGAgatcctccaggagagagagtaCAGGCTGCAGGCTCGTATCACCCACCGTATCCAGGAGCTGGAGCATCTACCAGGGTCTCTAGCCGGAGACCTGCGCACCAAAGCCAACATCGAGCTAAAGGCCCTGAGGCTGCTAAATTTCCAGAGACAGCTGCGTCAGGAGGTAGTGGTGTGTATGCGTCGTGACACGGCCCTGGAGACGGCCCTCAACGCTAAGGCCTACAAGCGCAGCAAGCGGCAGTCCCTCCGTGAGGCCCGCATCACAGAGAAACTGGAGAAGCAACAGAAGATTGAACAGGAGCGCAAACGACGCCAGAAACACCAG GAATACCTTAACAGCATCCTGCAGCATGCTAAAGACTTCAAGGAGTACCACCGCTCCATCACAGCCAAGCTCCAGAAGGCCACCAAAGCTGTGGCCACGTACCACGCCAACACTGAGCGCGAGCAGAAGAAGGAGAACGAGCGCattgagaaggagagaatgaggaggCTGATG GCGGAAGATGAGGAGGGCTACCGTAAGCTGATTGACCAGAAGAAAGACAAGCGCCTGGCCTACCTGCTGCAGCAGACAGACGAGTACGTGGCCAACCTCACCGATCTGGTCAGAGCCCACAAGGCTGATCAGGCCCTCAAGgataagaagaagaaaaagaagaagaagaagaag AAGCCAGAGAGTGGGGAGGGCCAGCCTCCTGCCCTGGGACCCGACGGAGAG CCCCTGGATGAGACCAGTCAGATGAGTGACCTGCCTGTGAAGGTGATCCATGTAGATAGTGGGAAGATCCTGACGGGGCTGGATGCGCCCCGGGCTGGCCAGCTGGACACCTGGCTGGAGATGAACCCTGG GTATGAAGTGGCCCCTCGTTCAGACAGCGAGGACAGTGgctcagaggaagaggag gaggaagagatggagccCCAGCCCTCCCAGGCTCCCACCGAGGAGAAAAAGAAGATCCCAGATCCCGACACAGAGGACGTGTCCGAGGTCGACGTCCGCTACATCATCGAAGGGGCCAAGCAGGATGTGGATGATGAGTATAACAGTGCCGAGGCTGCGTTCGCCCGAGGCCTGCAGTCTTACTATGCTGTGGCCCACGCCGTCACTGAGACGGTGGACAAACAGTCCACGCTGCTGGTCAACGGGCAGCTCAAACATTACCAG ATCAAGGGCTTGGAGTGGCTGGTGTCtctgtacaacaacaacctgaaTGGGATCCTGGCTGATGAGATGGGTCTGGGCAAGACCATCCAGACCATCGGCCTCATCACCTACCTCATGGAGCACAAGCGCATCAACGGCCCCTTCCTCATCATCGTGCCCCTCTC AACTCTGTCCAACTGGGTGTATGAGTTTGATAAGTGGGCTCCAACGGTGGTGAAAGTCTCTTACAAA GGCTCCCCACAGGCTCGCCGGGCATTCCTCCCCATCCTGCGCAGCGGCAAGTTCAACGTACTGCTCACCACCTACGAGTACATCATCAAAGACAAGCAAGTGCTGGCTAAG CTGCGATGGAAGTACATGATAGTGGACGAGGGCCACCGTATGAAAAACCACCACTGTAAGCTGACTGTGGTTCTGAACACCCACTACCTGGCCCCGCGGCGTCTGCTGCTGACCGGCACCCCGCTGCAGAACAAGCTGCCGGAGCTCTGGGCCCTGCTCAACTTCCTGCTGCCGACCATCTTCAAGTCCTGCACTACCTTTGAGCAGTGGTTCAACGCCCCCTTCGCCATGACCGGAGAGAAG GTGGATCTGAACGAGGAAGAGACCATCCTGATTATCCGTCGTTTGCACAAAGTGCTCCGCCCCTTCCTGCTGCGCAGACTGAAAAAGGAGGTGGAGTCCCAGCTGCCTGAGAAG gTGGAGTATGTGATCAAGTGTGACATGTCGGCCCTGCAGAGAGTGCTGTACAGACACATGCAGGCTAAGGGTGTGCTGCTCACCGACGGCTCTGAGAAAGACAAGAAG GGTAAAGGAGGCACCAAGACCCTGATGAACACCATCATGCAGCTGAGGAAGATCTGTAACCATCCCTACATGTTCCAGCAGATCGAG GAGTCCTTCTCTGAGCATTTGGGATTCACTGGGGGCGTAGTGTCTGG ACCTGACCTGTACCGCGCCGCTGGGAAGTTTGAGCTGCTAGACCGTATCCTGCCCAAGCTGATGGTCACCGACCACAAGGTCCTGCTCTTCTGTCAGATGACTTCCACCATGACCATCATGGAGGACTACTTTGGCTGGCGCAACTTTAAGTACCTGCGTCTGGACG GAACCACTAAGGCTGAGGATCGTGGGATGCTTTTGAAGACCTTCAATGACCCCGCCTCTCAGTACTTTGTGTTCCTGCTCAGCACCAGGGCCGGCGGGCTGGGCCTCAACCTTCAGTCTGCTGACACTGTGGTCATCTTTGACTCAGACTGGAACCCACATCAG GATCTGCAGGCCCAGGACAGAGCCCACCGTATCGGGCAGCGGAACGAGGTGCGTGTGTTGCGTCTCTGCACCGTTCAAAGTGTGGAGGAGAAGATCCTGGCGGCGGCCAAGTACAAGCTGAACGTGGACCAGAAGGTCATCCAGGCCGGCATGTTCGACCAGAAGTCGTCGAGTCATGAGCGCCGTGCCTTCCTGCAGGCCATCCTGGAGCATGAGGAACAGGACGAG GAGGAGGACGAGGTGCCTGATGATGAGACTGTCAACCAGATGATTGCCAGGAGCGAGGAGGAGTTTGACCAGTTCATG CGTATGGACCTGGACCGGCGCCGCGAGGACGCCCGCAACCCCAAGAGAAAGCCCCGTCTGATGGAGGATGACGAGCTGCCCACCTGGATCCTAAAGGATGATGCCGAGGTGGAGAGGCTcacctgtgaggaggaggaggagaagatgttTGGTCGCGGCTCTCGCCAGCGCAAGGAGGTGGACTACAGCGACTCACTCACAGAGAAGCAGTGGCTCAAG GCCATAGAGGACGGTAATCTGGAGGACCTCGAGGAGGAAGTGCGTCACAAGAAGACGACCCGGAAGCGCAAGCGAGACCGCGACGACATGCCCGGCCCGGCCACACCCAGCTCCAGTGGCGGTGGTCGCAGCCGTGACAAGGACGAGGAGGTCAAGAAGGCCAAGAAACGCGGGCGCCCTCCGGCTGAAAAACTGTCCCCTAACCCCCCATCCCTCACCAAGAAGATGAAGAAGGTGGTGGACACTGTCATCAAATACAAGGACGG CAGCAATGGGCGCCAGCTGAGTGAAGTCTTCATCCAGCTGCCCTCCCGCAAGGAGCTGCCTGAGTACTACGAGCTCATCCGCAAGCCTGTCGACTTCAGGAAGATTAAG gAGAGGATCCGCAGCCATAAGTACCGCAGCCTGAATGACCTGGAGAAGGATGTGATGCTGCTGTGTAGTAACGCTCAGACCTTCAACCTGGAGGGCTCTCTG ATCTATGAGGACTCCATCGTACTGCAGTCAGTCTTCACCAGTGTCAGGCAGAAGAttgaaaaggagaaggaggaggagagtgagggagaggacagtgaggaggaagaagaggaggaggtggacgaAGGCTCTGAGTCTGAAT CTCGTTCAGTGAAGGTGAAGATTAAGCtggggaggaaggagaaggagggcaGAGGGAAGGGCCAGCGCCGGAGGGGCCGTGGCTCCCGGGCCAAACCTGTAGTGAGCGACGACGACAgcgaggaggaacaggaggag GCGGGTTCGGCCAGCGGCAGTGAGGAGAACTGA